The Streptomyces sp. NBC_00335 DNA window ACGCCGGGTGGCGCCTGCACGAGCCGGTCCCCCAGCGCGTCGGCGAGGTCCAGCCGGGTGATCAGATCGACGAGGGCCGTACCGCTGGGGCCCGTGGAATAGGCGATCCTCTTCGCCGACAGGAGCGCCGCCCGCAGGTCGGATTCCGAGCGCAGTGCCGGGACCGGTGTCCCCTGCGGCACCGCGGCGACGACCTGCGAGACCCACAGCGGGCGCAGCGAATCACCGAGGACGTACCCCTCCTCGGCCAGCGCGGCCAGCGCCCCCTCCGCGAGCACGAGCACGTCGGCCCCGGCGCCCTCGCGCACCCGCCGCGCGATCTCGACGCCACCCGCGGAGTCGAAGCGCACCACGAGCCCTTCGGCGAGCCGGATGTGTTCGGTGAGCTCGGCGAGCACGGGCCGCGTCGCCATCGAGGACAGCCCGGAGATCTCTCGGTCCACGTCTCCTCCTTGGTTTCCGGCAGATGGTACGGCGGATGGTACGGCGCACGGACGGGCAGCTCAACGCGGGTCTGCGAGACTGACCGCGTGAGCGCAACCCGGAACACCGCGGCCGGAAAGGTCCTTCTCGTCCTGTCGGCCTTCGACCGCGAACACCCCTCGCAGACCCTGTCGGAGATCGCCCAGCGGACGGGTCTGGCCCTCAGCACCACCCATCGCGTGGTGGCGGAGCTCGCGGCGTGGGGGGCTCTGGAGCGGGTCGAGGACGGGTCGTGGCACGTCGGGCTGAGGCTCTGGGAGATCGCCTCCGGTTGCCCGCGCACCCAGATCCTCCGGGACGCCGCCCTGCCGTTCATGCAGGACCTCTACGAGGCGACGCACGAGAACGTCCAGCTCGCGGTGCGCGAGGGCCTGGAGCTCGTGTTCGTGGAACGGATCGCCGGACACCGGTCGGTGCAGCTGCTGACGATGGTCGGGAGCCGGTTCCCGATCGGTTCCACCGGAATGGGCCGGGTGCTGCTGGCGCACGCGCCGCGGGAGGTCCAGGAGGAGGTCCTGGAGTCGCCGTTGCGGGCCTGGACCCCGCACACCGTCACGGACCCGAAGACGCTGCGCGCCCAGCTGGACGCCATCCGCCGCGAGCAGGTCTTCGTGAGCGACCGGCAGCTCTCCGAGGACACGGTCGCGGTGGCCGCGACCGTACGGATCGGCCGGACCGGGCCGGTCAGCGCCGCCTTGGGGATCGTCGTGGCGGCGCGTAGTGCGAACCGTGCGCGGGGACTTCGGGAACCGCTGCTCAGGGCGGCGTACGCGATCTCCGACGAGCTCGGCCGGCGGGCCCGCACCGCGGACTGACGCCCGAGGGGCTTCCGCCTGGCGGAAACACCGGCGACCGGCACGGGCTCCGGCTGCCAACGTTCGGGGTGTCCGGAACGTTCGCAGCCGCTCAGGAGATGCCATGGCCGAAGCCCCCGTCGACACCGTCGCCTCGGTACCCGTTGCCGTCATCGGGGCCGGGCCGGCCGGACTGATGCTGGCGCACCTGCTCGGGCGGGCCGGAGTCGAGGCGGTGGCGGTCGACACCCGCTCCCGCCACGAGATCGAGACGACGCAGCGGGCGGGCATCCTCGAAGCCGGCGCCGCCCGCGACCTGGTCGAGACCGGAGTCAGCGACCGGATCCTGCGCGAGGGCCACGAGCACGAGGGCATCGAGCTCCGCTTCGGCGGCCGGCCGCACCGCATCCACTTCAAGGAGCTGGTGGGCGCCTCCGCGTGGCTCTACCCGCAGACCGACGTGTTCGTCGATCTGGCCGATGCCCGGGCCCGCGACGGCGGCACGGTCCATTTCGGGATCAGGGACACCGAGGTCCTCGACGTCACCACCGGCGCCCCCCGGGTCCGTTTCACCGCGCCGGACGGCTCCCGCCACGAGATCCGGGCCCGGTACGTGGTCGGCGCGGACGGCTCGCGCAGCATGTGCCGCGATCTGGTGCCCGAGGAGCGACGGGTGCGCTACGGCAAGGAGTATCCCTTCGCGTGGTTCGGCATCCTGGCCGAGGCGCCCACGAGCGCGCCCGAGCTGGTCTACGCCCACTCCGAGCACGGTTTCGCGCTCATCAGCCAGCGCACCGAGAGCGTGCAGCGGATGTACTTCCAGTGCGATCCCCAGGCGTCCCCCGAGGACTGGCCGGACGACCGCATCTGGGAGACGCTGCAGGCCCGCGTGGCCGGCCGGGACGGCTTCCGCCTCCATGAGGGGCCGGTCCTGGAGAAGACGGTGCTGCGGTTCCGCTCGTTCGTCCAGGAGCCCATGCGCTGGGGGTCCATGGCCCTGGCGGGCGACGCCGCGCACACCGTGCCGCCGACCGGTGCCCGCGGGCTCAACCTCGCGCTGCACGACGTGAAGGTGCTCGCCGACGTCCTGCTGAAGGCGCTCGGCGGCGCCGGCGAGGCCGCGCTGGACGAGTACGAGCCGCGGGCCCTCCAGCGGATCTGGCGGGCGCAGAACTTCTCCTACTGGATGACCCGGCTGTTGCACACGACGGCCGGCGCGACACCGTTCGACCTGCGCCGCCAGCTCGGCGAGCTCGACAACGTGGTGGGCACCCGCGCCGGGCGCACGTACCTCGCCGAGCAGTACACGGGCTGGCCGGCCGGCTCCTCCGGCTGACCCCGACCGCACCACCTGGAGCACGCACATGATCATCGACTGCCACGGACACTTCACCACCGCACCGCCGCAGCTGGCCCACTGGCGGGACCGCCAGATAGCGGCGGTCGGAGCGCCCCAGGACGCGCCCCGTCCCGACGAGCTGGTCATCACCGACGACGACCTGCGCCACGCGATCGAGGACAACCAGCTGCGGCTCATGGACGCGCGCGGCTGCGACCTGACGGTCTTCTCCCCCCGGGCCAGCTTCATGGCCCACCACATAGGCGACTTCGCCGTCTCCTCGACGTGGGCGCGGATCTGCAACGACCTGGTCCACCGCGTCGCCGCGCTCTATCCCACCCGCTTCGCGATGGGCGCGATGCTGCCGCAGTCGCCGGGGGTCGATCCGGCGACCTGCCTGCCCGAGCTGCGCCGCGCGGTCGAGGAGCTCGGCGCGGTGACGGTCAACCTCAACCCCGACCCGTCGGGGGGCAAGTGGACCGCGCCACCCCTGACCGACCGCAGCTGGTACCCGCTCTACGAGGCGATGGTCGAGTACGACGTACCCGCCATGATCCACGTCAGTACCTCGTGCAACCCGGCCTTCCACACCACCGGCGCCCACTACCTCAACGCCGACACCACGGCGTTCATGCAGCTGGTCCAGGGAAACCTGTTCGCCGACTTCCCGACCCTGCGGTTCGTGATCCCGCACGGCGGGGGTGCGGTGCCCTACCACTGGGGACGGTTCCGCGGTCTGGCGATGGCGCTGGGCAGGCCGGATCCCGAGACGCTGCTGGACAACGTCTTCTTCGACACCTGCGTCTACCACCAGCCCGGCATCGACCTGCTCACCCGGGTGGTGCCCAGCCGTTCCGTCCTGTTCGCCAGCGAGATGATCGGCGCGGTCCGCGACATCGACCCGCGCACCGGCCACCACTTCGACGACACGAAGCGGTACGTCGAGGCCACCCCGCACCTCTCCGACGAGGAACGCGCCGCCGTCTACGGCGGCAACGCCCTTCGCGTCTACCCCCGCCTCGCCGCCCGCCTCGCCGCGGCCGGCCACTGAACTCCCAGGAGGAGAAGGCATGGAGCACACCGAGCTGGGTGTCGTCCACACCTCGATCACCCGCGCCGATCCCGAGGCCGTCGCCGCACTGTCGGCCTTCGGTGTCGCCACGATCCACGAGGCCATGGGCCGGGTGGGGCTGATGCGCCCCTATGTCCGCCCCGTCTACCCCGCCGCCCGTCTGTGCGGTACCGCGGTGACCGTGCTGCTGCAGCCCGGTGACAACTGGATGCTCCACGTCGCGGCCGAGCAGATCCGGGAGGGCGACGTCGTGGTCGCTGCCTGTACGACCGAGAGCGAGGACGGCTTCTTCGGCGATCTGCTCGCCACCTCGTTCCGCTCCCGGGGGTGCGCGGGCCTGGTCATCGACGGCGGTGTGCGCGACGTGGCCGACCTGGAGGAGATGGACTTCCCGGTCTTCTCCCGGGCGATCAACGCCAAGGGCGCGGTCAAGGCCACGCTCGGCTCGGTCAACGTGCCGGTGGTCTGCGCCAACGCCCTGGTCAGGCCCGGGGACGTGGTCGTGGCGGACCGCGACGGTGTCGTGGTCGTGCCGCGCGAGCGGGCGGCCGAGGTCGCCGAGGCCTCGGCCCGGCGCGAGGCCAACGAGGAGGGCAAGCGCGCCCGGTTCCGCGCGGGCGAGCTCGGCCTGGACATGTACGCGATGCGCGGCCCGCTGGCCGAGCTCGGTCTGCGCTACCAGGACTGACCGGACGCACGGGACTGACCGCACCCACGGGACTGACGGGACTGAATTGACCGAGATGGATGAGTTGAATGAGATGACGACCTTCGAGAAGACCCCCGGCTGGCTGGACTGGTACGCCGACCCCGGCCGGCCGGAGTTCCAGGTGCCCGACGGCGCCGTCGACGCGCACTGCCACGTCTTCGGACCGGGGGCGCGGTTCCCGTACGCCCCCGAGCGGAAGTACACCCCCTGCGACGCCTCAAAGGACCAACTGCACGCACTGCGCGACCGGTTGGGCTTCGCCCGCAACGTGATCGTGCAGGCGACCTGCCACGGCGCCGACAACAGCGCCATGCTCGACGCCCTGGAGTCGTCGGGGGGCCTGGCCCGGGGCGTCGCGACCGTACGGCCGGGGATCGCGGACGCCGAGTTGCGGAAGCTGCACGAGGCGGGCGTCCGCGGCGTACGGTTCAACTTCGTCAAGCGGCTCGTCGACGCGGCGCCCCGCCAGGACCTGTTGGACGTCGCCCGGCGGATCGCCCCGTACGGCTGGCACGTCGTCGTCTACTTCGAGGCGGCCGACCTCACCGGCCTGCGGGACTTCCTCCTGGCGATCCCGGTGCCGCTGGTCGTCGACCACATGGGCCGGCCCGATGTCACGAAGGATCCGTACGGTCCGGAGTTCGAGGAGTTCCTCGGCTTCCTGCGGGCCAGGCCCGACATCTGGTGCAAGGTGACCTGCCCCGAACGGCTCACCGTGAGCGGCCCGCCCGCCCTCGACGGGGAGCGGCACGCGTACCGCGACGTGATCCCCTTCGCCCGGCGCGTGGTCGAGGAGTTCCCCGACCGGGTGCTCTGGGGCACCGACTGGCCGCATCCGAACCTGACCGGCCACATGCCGGACGACGGCCTGCTCGTCGACTTCATCCCGCACATCGCGCCCACCCCGGCCCTGCAGCGGGGGCTCCTCGTCGACAACCCCATGCGCCTGTACTGGCCGGACGCCGACTGATCCACCCACCACCGGAGACCACCATGTCGCTGGACAAGACCTACAAACTGGTGCCGGGGACCACGGTCTTCGACGCCGAGCAGTCCGCCAAGGGCTACCACCTCAACCAGTTCTGCATGTCGCTCATGACAGCGGAGAACCGCGCCCTGTACCTCGCCGACGAGCACGCCTACCTGGACTCCTGGCCGCTGCGCGAGGACCAGAAGCGGGCCCTGCTCGACCGGGACCTCAACGCCGCCGTGCGCGCGGGCGGCAACATCTACTTCCTCGCCAAGTGGGGCGCGACCCTGGGGCTCTCGTTCCAGCAGATGGCCGGTTCGATGACGGGCATGACCGAGGAGGAGTACCGCGCCATGATGGCCGGCGGCGGCCGCTCCGTGGAGGGCAACCGCATCGACCACGCCGTTCTGGAGGCGGCGCACGCCGACCCGGCGCCCCCGGCCGAGCACGCCGTGGTCACCGGCGCGGTCTTCACCTCCCACGTACCGGCGATCGGCGCGGCGATGGACCACGCCAAGACCGAAGAGCCTTACTGGCGACCGGTCTTCGAGGGGTACGAGTACTCCCGGCGGTGGGAGCGGGAGAACCTCCCCGACGTGATCTTCCTGGTCTACAACGACCACGCCTCCGCCTTCGACCAGTCCCTGATCCCGACCTTCGTGCTCGGGACGGGCGCCTCCTTCCCGACCGCCGACGAGGGGTACGGGCCGCGCCCCGTCCCCGGCGTCGAGGGCGAACCCGACCTGGCCGCGCACATCGCGCACACGCTCATCAGGAGCGACTTCGACCTCACGCTCGCCAACGAGATGGCCGTCGACCACGGACTCACCGTCCCGCTGTCGCTGATGTTCGGCGACGTCGAGAAGTGGCCGTGCAAGGTGATCCCCTTCCACGTCAACGTGGTGCAGTACCCCGTCCCCTCCGGTTCCCGCTGCTTCGAGCTGGGCCGGGCGCTGCGCCGGGCGATCGAGTCGTACGACCGGCCGCTGAAGGTCCAGGTGTGGGGCACCGGAGGCATGAGCCACCAGCTCCAGGGCCCCCGCGCCGGCCTCATCAACCGCGCGTGGGACAACGCCTTCCTCGACCGCCTGATCACCGACCCGGCCGGCCTGGCGCAGGTCCAGCACCTCGAATACGTCGAGGAGGCCGGGTCGGAGGGCATCGAACTGGTCATGTGGCTCATAGCCCGGGGCGCCATGAGCGACGTGGACGGCGAGGGCCGGGCCGAGGTCAAGCACCGCTTCTACCACGTGCCGGCGTCCAACACCGCCGTCGGCCACCTGATCCTGGAAAACCACCCGGGGGCCGAGACGCCCGCCGTGAAGGAGTGACATGACTGACGACCGAACCCTGAGGGTGGCCCTCGCCGGAGGCGGCGCCTTCGGAGCCAAGCACGCCGCCGCGCTCCGGCGGATCGAGGGCGTCGAGGTGGCCGCCGTGGTGAGCGGCTCCCTCGACAGCGCACGGAAGTTCGCCGATGAGCAGGACGCCGGCCGCGGCGTCGCCACCCTCGACGAGGTGCTGGCCATGGACGACATCGACGCCGTCATCCTCGCCACGCCCACTCCGCTGCACGCCGAGCAGACGCTGGCCTGCCTGGAAGCGGGCAAGCACGTCCAGGTCGAGATCCCGCTGGCAGCCTCCCTCGGTGACGCCGAGGCCTGCCTGAAGGCCCAGCAGGGCAGCGGGCTGGTCGGGATGGTCGGGCACACCCGGCGCTTCAACCCCAGCCACCAGTGGGTGCGGGGACGGATCCGGACGGGCGAGTTCTCGCTCCAGCAGCTGGACGTGCAGACGTACTTCTTCCGCCGCACCAACCTCAACGCCCTTGGTCAGCCCCGGTCCTGGACCGACCACCTGCTGTGGCACCACGCCGCACACACCGTCGACCTCTTCGCCCACCAGACCGGTTCGCCGATCGTGCAGGCGAACGCCGTCCAGGGTCCGATCCACCCCGAGCTCGGCATCGCGATGGACATGTCCATCCAGCTGCGTGCGGAGAACGGCGCCCTCTGCACCCTGTCGCTGTCGTTCAACAACGACGGGCCGATCGGCACCTTCTTCCGCTACATCGGCGACACCGGCACCTACCTCGCCCGGTACGACGACCTCGTCACCGGCAAGGACGAGCCGATCGACGTCAGCGGCGTCGACGTGTCGATGGACGGCATCGAGCTCCAGGACCGCGAGTTCGTCGCCGCCATCCGCGAGGGCCGCGAGCCCAACTCCTCCATCGCCCAGGTGATGGCCTGCTACCGGACGCTGGCCGCTCTGGAACAGCAACTCGACCCCTCGGCCCGCCCGGTGGGCTGAAACAGAGACGAGGGAGCGGTACCGACCCGGTGGGTCGGTACCGCTCCCTCGTCTTACTGCCCGGTGTCGTCAGGCGTAGTGGCGGTAGACCGCCTGGGCGACGCAGGCCGGCTTGTCGTTGCCTTCGACCTCGATGGTGAACGTCAGGGGCATCTGCACGCCGTTGCCCTTGACCTCCTCCACGGTGCCGACGGCGCCGTGCAGGCGTATCTTCGCGCCGACCGGCACGGGACTGGGGAAACGGACCTTGTCCAGGCCGTAGTTGACGCTCATCTTGGTGCCGGTGATGGTGAGGAGCTCGCCGAAGAGCGGGATGATCAGGGCGAGGGTGAGGTAGCCGTGGGCGATCGGGCCCCCGAAGGGGCCGTCCTTGGCCTTCTCCGGGTCCGTGTGGATCCACTGGTGGTCGTCGGTGGCGTCGGCGAAGGTGTTCACCCGGTTCTGGGTGATGTCGAGCCATTCGGTGCGGCCGAGGTCGGCTCCGCTGAGGGCTTTGAGTTCGTCGAGGCCGTGGGTGAGCGTGGGCATGGGAGTTCCTTTCGATGGCAAGGGCCTTGGTGTGCAAGGCCCTTGAGGCTGTGCCGCTCGGACTTCCGTTACGGGTGCGGGCGCGCGGTGGGACCGGGTGCGTGGGCGTCGCGCACCGCGGGCTTGATGATCTTTCCGGAGGCCGTACGGGGCAGTGCGCCGGTCACGACGAGGGACCTGGGGATCTTGTACTTGGCCAGCCGGCCCCGGAGATGGCCGAGGATCGCGTCCTCATCGGTGCGGGCGAACGGCCTGAGGACGACCACGGCGCGGCCGACCTCGCCCCAGACCGGGTCGGGCACGCCGATGACCGCGCACTCGGCGACGGCGGGGTGGGTGAGGAGGACCTCCTCCACCTCGGCCGGGTAGACGTTCTCCCCTCCCGAGACGAACATGTCCTTCACCCGGTCGACGATGTAGGTGTAGCCGTCGTCGTCCGTGCGTGCGACGTCGCCCGTGCGCAGCCAGCGGCCGTCGGCGAAGGCGGCCTCGGTGTGCCCGGGCAGGCCCCAGTAGCCGGTCATGACGTGGGGCCCCTCGACCAGGATCTCGCCGCGCTGTCCCGGCCCGGCCGCACTGCCGTCCGGCAGCACGAGGCGGGTGTCGGTGAAGAAGTGCGGCACCCCGGCGGAGCCCGCCTTGGCCGAGGTCTGCTCGCGGTCCAGGAAGAGGACCCCGGGGGACGCCTCGGTCATGCCGTAGCCCTGGCTGAAGGCCAGACCGCGGGCGAGGTAGGCGGCGATGGTGTGGGCGGGCACGGGGGCGCCGCCGCAGTTGACGGTGCGCAGGCTGGAGAGGTCCGCGCTGTGCCAGCGGGGCCGGGCCGCCATGGCGTCGTACATCGTGGGGACGCCGAACATGTACGTCACCCGCAGCTCCTCGACGAGTTCCAGGACGCGGTCGGCGTCGAAGGCGCCGAGGAGGACCACGCGGCCGCCCTTGAGCAGGGTGGGCAGGCAGGTCATGTTGAGGCCCGCGGTGTGGAACAGCGGGGCCACCACGAGGGTCACCTCGTCGCCGGCCAGGTCGGTGTCGACGAGGACGTTGACGCTGTTCCAGGTGATGTTGGCGTGGGAGAGGACGGCGCCCTTGGGCCGGCCCGTGGTCCCGGAGGTGTACATGATCATGCACGGGTCCTCGGGCGCCACGACCTCGTCCAGCGGGCCGCTCCCGGCGCCCGCGAGCAGCGCCTCGTAGTCGAGGGCGCCCTCCTCGCCGGAGCCTGAGCCGGAACCGGAGCCGGAACCGGACCCGCCGACCGCGATCCGGTGCCGTACGCCCGACTCGGCCGCGGCGGCACGGGCCACCTCGGCCTGTTCGGGCGCGTGGATGAGGAGGGTGCTGCCCGAGTCGGCCAGGTTGTACGCCAACTCCGGCGCGGCCAGGCGGGTGTTGAGCGGGACGAAGACCGCACCCACCGTCCCGGCGGCGAACAGGGCCTCCAGGAAGGCCGGATGGTTGGGCCCCAGGTAGGCGATCCGGTCCCCCGGCGCCACTCCCAGCGCGCGCAGGGCGTGGGCGAGGCGCAGGACCCGCCCGTGCAGCTCCCGGTAGGTCCAGGTGCGGCCTTCGTGGACGACGGCGATCCGGTCGGGGGTCTTGCGGGCCCTGCGGGCCGGCCAGGAGCCGATGCCTTGGTTCAACACGAGCTGTTCCTTCAGTCGGTGAGCAGGCCGAGCAGGCGGGCGGCGTTCTCCTTGAGGATCTTCGGCCGGACCTCGGGCTTGATGTCGAGGTTCTCGAAGTCGGCGAGCCAGCGGTCGGGGGTGATGACGGGGTAGTCGGAGCCGAAGAGCACCTTGTCCTTGAGCAGGGTGTTGGCGTAGCGCACGAGTTGCGGCGGGAAGTACTTCGGGGACCAGCCGGACAGGTCGATGTACACGTGCGGCTTGTGGGTGGCCACCGCCAGGGCCTCGTCCTGCCACGGGAAGGAGGGGTGGGCGAGGATGATCCGCAGTTCGGGGAAGTCCACGGCCACGTCGTCGATCAGCATCGGGTTCGAGTACTTGAGCCGGATGCCTCCGCCGCCCGGTACGCCGGCGCCGATGCCGGTCTGACCGGTGTGGAAGAGGGCGGGCACGCCGAGTTCCTCGATGGCCTCGTACAGGGGGTAGGCGAGCGGGTCGTTCGGGGAGAACGCCTGGATGCTGGGGTGGAACTTGAAGCCGCGAACGCCGTGTTCCTCGACCAGCCGACGGGCCTCGCGCACGCCCGCGCGGCCCTTGTGGGGGTCGATGCTGGCGAAGGGGATCAGCACGTCGGCGTGAGCGGCGCAACTTTCGGCGATCTCCTCGTTGGAGATCCGCGGATGGCCGGTGGCGTGCTCGGCGTCGACGGTGAACACCACGGCCGCCATGCGGCGTTCGCGGTAGTGGCCGGCCATCTCCTCGATGGTCGGCTGCCGGTGTCCGTGCGCCTTGAAGTAGGTCTCGGAGGCACCGAACAGCTCGGGGCTGAGCGCCCCGTGGCCGTCCTTGGAGACCTCCGCGTGCGTGTGCATGTCGATGGCGGTCAGCCGCTCGACGTCCAGCGCGAGGGCGCCCATCTCACGCCCCCGGGATCTGGGGCGCGGGAATGCCGTAGGTCTCGGGCTCGGCTCCGACGCCGCCCGGCCATTCGGCGGCGATGGCGTCGGCGCTCCAGCCGCCGCCGGCGAAGGCGACCGCCTTCTCCTGCGGGTGCGTCCAGAGGGCGAGCCGGTCGCCGCCGATGCCGATGGCCTGTCCGGTGACTCCGTCGGAGGCGTCCGAGGCGAGGAAGGCGATGAGCGCGGCGACGTCCTCTACGGTGCCGAGACCCTCGTCCTTGCGCAGCCAGTCGGGCAGCGGCTCGCCGGTGCGCTCGGACTCCTCGATCAGCGGGGCGAAGGCCGGTATGGACTTGGTCATCTCGGTGGCCGCGACGGGCACGACGGCGTTGACGGTGATGCCGGCGCGGCCCAGCTCCATGGCCCAGGTGCGGGCCATGGCGACGATGCCCGCCTTGGCGGCGGCGTAGTTGGTCTGCCCGAAGTTGCCGCGCTGTCCGGCGGGCGAGGAGATGAGGACGAGCCGGCCGCCGGTCCCCTGTTCGCGCATGCGGACGGCTGCCGCACGGGCGCAGGTGAAGGTGCCGCGCAGGTGGACGCGGACGACGTCGTCGAAATCTTCGTCGGTCATCTTCCACAGCACCCGGTCGCGCAGGA harbors:
- a CDS encoding substrate-binding domain-containing protein, with protein sequence MDREISGLSSMATRPVLAELTEHIRLAEGLVVRFDSAGGVEIARRVREGAGADVLVLAEGALAALAEEGYVLGDSLRPLWVSQVVAAVPQGTPVPALRSESDLRAALLSAKRIAYSTGPSGTALVDLITRLDLADALGDRLVQAPPGVPAGSLLSSGRADLAFQQHSELMDLPGVVVVGPLPGEHAISSTFGGGVLAVSSQPGRAREVLDFLGSGPAWKTARAKGMRAFGDR
- a CDS encoding IclR family transcriptional regulator → MSATRNTAAGKVLLVLSAFDREHPSQTLSEIAQRTGLALSTTHRVVAELAAWGALERVEDGSWHVGLRLWEIASGCPRTQILRDAALPFMQDLYEATHENVQLAVREGLELVFVERIAGHRSVQLLTMVGSRFPIGSTGMGRVLLAHAPREVQEEVLESPLRAWTPHTVTDPKTLRAQLDAIRREQVFVSDRQLSEDTVAVAATVRIGRTGPVSAALGIVVAARSANRARGLREPLLRAAYAISDELGRRARTAD
- a CDS encoding 4-hydroxybenzoate 3-monooxygenase; translation: MAEAPVDTVASVPVAVIGAGPAGLMLAHLLGRAGVEAVAVDTRSRHEIETTQRAGILEAGAARDLVETGVSDRILREGHEHEGIELRFGGRPHRIHFKELVGASAWLYPQTDVFVDLADARARDGGTVHFGIRDTEVLDVTTGAPRVRFTAPDGSRHEIRARYVVGADGSRSMCRDLVPEERRVRYGKEYPFAWFGILAEAPTSAPELVYAHSEHGFALISQRTESVQRMYFQCDPQASPEDWPDDRIWETLQARVAGRDGFRLHEGPVLEKTVLRFRSFVQEPMRWGSMALAGDAAHTVPPTGARGLNLALHDVKVLADVLLKALGGAGEAALDEYEPRALQRIWRAQNFSYWMTRLLHTTAGATPFDLRRQLGELDNVVGTRAGRTYLAEQYTGWPAGSSG
- a CDS encoding amidohydrolase family protein — encoded protein: MIIDCHGHFTTAPPQLAHWRDRQIAAVGAPQDAPRPDELVITDDDLRHAIEDNQLRLMDARGCDLTVFSPRASFMAHHIGDFAVSSTWARICNDLVHRVAALYPTRFAMGAMLPQSPGVDPATCLPELRRAVEELGAVTVNLNPDPSGGKWTAPPLTDRSWYPLYEAMVEYDVPAMIHVSTSCNPAFHTTGAHYLNADTTAFMQLVQGNLFADFPTLRFVIPHGGGAVPYHWGRFRGLAMALGRPDPETLLDNVFFDTCVYHQPGIDLLTRVVPSRSVLFASEMIGAVRDIDPRTGHHFDDTKRYVEATPHLSDEERAAVYGGNALRVYPRLAARLAAAGH
- the ligK gene encoding 4-carboxy-4-hydroxy-2-oxoadipate aldolase/oxaloacetate decarboxylase: MEHTELGVVHTSITRADPEAVAALSAFGVATIHEAMGRVGLMRPYVRPVYPAARLCGTAVTVLLQPGDNWMLHVAAEQIREGDVVVAACTTESEDGFFGDLLATSFRSRGCAGLVIDGGVRDVADLEEMDFPVFSRAINAKGAVKATLGSVNVPVVCANALVRPGDVVVADRDGVVVVPRERAAEVAEASARREANEEGKRARFRAGELGLDMYAMRGPLAELGLRYQD
- a CDS encoding amidohydrolase family protein — protein: MDELNEMTTFEKTPGWLDWYADPGRPEFQVPDGAVDAHCHVFGPGARFPYAPERKYTPCDASKDQLHALRDRLGFARNVIVQATCHGADNSAMLDALESSGGLARGVATVRPGIADAELRKLHEAGVRGVRFNFVKRLVDAAPRQDLLDVARRIAPYGWHVVVYFEAADLTGLRDFLLAIPVPLVVDHMGRPDVTKDPYGPEFEEFLGFLRARPDIWCKVTCPERLTVSGPPALDGERHAYRDVIPFARRVVEEFPDRVLWGTDWPHPNLTGHMPDDGLLVDFIPHIAPTPALQRGLLVDNPMRLYWPDAD
- the ligA gene encoding protocatechuate 4,5-dioxygenase subunit alpha; its protein translation is MSLDKTYKLVPGTTVFDAEQSAKGYHLNQFCMSLMTAENRALYLADEHAYLDSWPLREDQKRALLDRDLNAAVRAGGNIYFLAKWGATLGLSFQQMAGSMTGMTEEEYRAMMAGGGRSVEGNRIDHAVLEAAHADPAPPAEHAVVTGAVFTSHVPAIGAAMDHAKTEEPYWRPVFEGYEYSRRWERENLPDVIFLVYNDHASAFDQSLIPTFVLGTGASFPTADEGYGPRPVPGVEGEPDLAAHIAHTLIRSDFDLTLANEMAVDHGLTVPLSLMFGDVEKWPCKVIPFHVNVVQYPVPSGSRCFELGRALRRAIESYDRPLKVQVWGTGGMSHQLQGPRAGLINRAWDNAFLDRLITDPAGLAQVQHLEYVEEAGSEGIELVMWLIARGAMSDVDGEGRAEVKHRFYHVPASNTAVGHLILENHPGAETPAVKE
- a CDS encoding Gfo/Idh/MocA family oxidoreductase; its protein translation is MTDDRTLRVALAGGGAFGAKHAAALRRIEGVEVAAVVSGSLDSARKFADEQDAGRGVATLDEVLAMDDIDAVILATPTPLHAEQTLACLEAGKHVQVEIPLAASLGDAEACLKAQQGSGLVGMVGHTRRFNPSHQWVRGRIRTGEFSLQQLDVQTYFFRRTNLNALGQPRSWTDHLLWHHAAHTVDLFAHQTGSPIVQANAVQGPIHPELGIAMDMSIQLRAENGALCTLSLSFNNDGPIGTFFRYIGDTGTYLARYDDLVTGKDEPIDVSGVDVSMDGIELQDREFVAAIREGREPNSSIAQVMACYRTLAALEQQLDPSARPVG
- a CDS encoding MaoC family dehydratase, which codes for MPTLTHGLDELKALSGADLGRTEWLDITQNRVNTFADATDDHQWIHTDPEKAKDGPFGGPIAHGYLTLALIIPLFGELLTITGTKMSVNYGLDKVRFPSPVPVGAKIRLHGAVGTVEEVKGNGVQMPLTFTIEVEGNDKPACVAQAVYRHYA
- a CDS encoding acyl-CoA synthetase → MLNQGIGSWPARRARKTPDRIAVVHEGRTWTYRELHGRVLRLAHALRALGVAPGDRIAYLGPNHPAFLEALFAAGTVGAVFVPLNTRLAAPELAYNLADSGSTLLIHAPEQAEVARAAAAESGVRHRIAVGGSGSGSGSGSGSGEEGALDYEALLAGAGSGPLDEVVAPEDPCMIMYTSGTTGRPKGAVLSHANITWNSVNVLVDTDLAGDEVTLVVAPLFHTAGLNMTCLPTLLKGGRVVLLGAFDADRVLELVEELRVTYMFGVPTMYDAMAARPRWHSADLSSLRTVNCGGAPVPAHTIAAYLARGLAFSQGYGMTEASPGVLFLDREQTSAKAGSAGVPHFFTDTRLVLPDGSAAGPGQRGEILVEGPHVMTGYWGLPGHTEAAFADGRWLRTGDVARTDDDGYTYIVDRVKDMFVSGGENVYPAEVEEVLLTHPAVAECAVIGVPDPVWGEVGRAVVVLRPFARTDEDAILGHLRGRLAKYKIPRSLVVTGALPRTASGKIIKPAVRDAHAPGPTARPHP
- a CDS encoding amidohydrolase family protein, giving the protein MDVERLTAIDMHTHAEVSKDGHGALSPELFGASETYFKAHGHRQPTIEEMAGHYRERRMAAVVFTVDAEHATGHPRISNEEIAESCAAHADVLIPFASIDPHKGRAGVREARRLVEEHGVRGFKFHPSIQAFSPNDPLAYPLYEAIEELGVPALFHTGQTGIGAGVPGGGGIRLKYSNPMLIDDVAVDFPELRIILAHPSFPWQDEALAVATHKPHVYIDLSGWSPKYFPPQLVRYANTLLKDKVLFGSDYPVITPDRWLADFENLDIKPEVRPKILKENAARLLGLLTD
- a CDS encoding SDR family oxidoreductase, yielding MNLHGKVAVVTGSGRGLGLAYARALAAAGAAVVVNDVDRAVVDAAVASITSEGGTATGVVAAVGDSRSAQQLVDTAVEEFGRLDVLVTNAGILRDRVLWKMTDEDFDDVVRVHLRGTFTCARAAAVRMREQGTGGRLVLISSPAGQRGNFGQTNYAAAKAGIVAMARTWAMELGRAGITVNAVVPVAATEMTKSIPAFAPLIEESERTGEPLPDWLRKDEGLGTVEDVAALIAFLASDASDGVTGQAIGIGGDRLALWTHPQEKAVAFAGGGWSADAIAAEWPGGVGAEPETYGIPAPQIPGA